A single region of the Streptomyces diastaticus subsp. diastaticus genome encodes:
- a CDS encoding TetR/AcrR family transcriptional regulator — protein sequence MARTKEFDPDAALQSALELFWRQGYEATSVADLVTHLGIGRASIYATFGNKRELYLKALDRYSEGRDPGLLGELSQPGPALPAVRAVVRRFAAEASSGEHRADGCFVTNTAAELGARDPAAARRVEASWSHVETLLHSALVRAQAQGELPADRAPRALARTLLVLMQGLRVVGKASDEPGRVRDAAEQALRLLD from the coding sequence GTGGCCAGAACCAAGGAATTCGACCCGGACGCCGCCCTCCAGTCAGCCCTTGAGCTGTTCTGGCGCCAGGGCTACGAGGCGACCTCGGTGGCGGACCTCGTCACCCACCTCGGCATCGGGCGTGCCAGCATCTACGCCACCTTCGGCAACAAGCGCGAGCTGTATCTGAAGGCGCTGGACCGGTACAGCGAGGGCCGGGACCCGGGGCTGCTGGGGGAGCTGTCCCAGCCGGGTCCCGCGCTGCCGGCCGTACGGGCGGTGGTGCGGCGGTTCGCGGCCGAGGCGAGTTCGGGCGAGCACCGCGCTGACGGATGCTTCGTCACCAACACCGCCGCCGAACTGGGCGCGCGGGACCCCGCGGCCGCCCGCCGGGTGGAGGCGAGCTGGTCCCACGTCGAGACGCTGCTGCACTCGGCGCTGGTCCGGGCCCAGGCCCAGGGGGAGCTGCCCGCCGACCGCGCCCCCCGGGCCCTCGCCCGGACGCTGCTGGTGCTGATGCAGGGGCTGCGGGTGGTCGGCAAGGCGTCGGACGAACCGGGCCGGGTGCGGGACGCCGCCGAGCAGGCGCTG